Proteins encoded together in one Chitinophaga sp. LS1 window:
- a CDS encoding GNAT family N-acetyltransferase — protein MDTSLHVVPVSTELLDLLVMLEQRTFTETFVHQYNPADFNAFMEEKKSRKALTAEMAAPGCLYYILYEGTSPAGFLKLNLHKQPDHNGPLDPAPVMELEKIYVLKAFQGMKAGQFLLDYAQEVAAQHGVKTIWLGVWEYNTKAYQFYEKNGFEKFGSHIFMMGNQEDTDWLLRKQL, from the coding sequence ATGGATACATCATTACACGTTGTGCCCGTTTCTACTGAGTTGCTGGATTTACTGGTGATGCTTGAGCAGCGGACGTTTACCGAAACATTTGTTCATCAATACAACCCGGCGGACTTTAACGCTTTTATGGAAGAGAAAAAATCCAGGAAAGCACTAACAGCTGAAATGGCGGCCCCTGGCTGTTTATATTATATTCTGTACGAAGGCACTTCCCCCGCGGGGTTTTTGAAACTAAATTTACACAAGCAGCCGGATCATAACGGTCCCCTGGATCCCGCTCCTGTCATGGAGCTGGAAAAGATCTATGTGCTGAAAGCATTTCAGGGCATGAAAGCCGGACAGTTCCTGCTGGACTACGCACAGGAAGTAGCTGCGCAACATGGCGTAAAAACCATCTGGCTCGGGGTTTGGGAGTACAACACCAAGGCTTACCAATTCTACGAGAAGAATGGTTTTGAAAAATTCGGTAGCCATATCTTCATGATGGGGAATCAGGAAGATACTGACTGGCTCCTGCGCAAACAACTCTAA
- a CDS encoding peptidylprolyl isomerase, with translation MKRLLLFVCIILTLPAMAAKNRKVKIITPYGTMVIELYNITPKHRDNFIKLAKHHFYDSTLFHRVIKGFMIQGGDPDSKNAAKGAMLGNGDVNYTIPAEFQLNLYHKKGALAAARDNNPAKASSGCQFYIVQGKVWTDEELDKLEKGRLGGRKIPVDQREYYKKYGGTPQLDQSYTVFGQVVEGLDVIDKIAALKTDGNDRPLEDVVMKVRVVKKFLFF, from the coding sequence ATGAAACGATTGCTACTCTTTGTGTGTATAATACTCACACTCCCCGCTATGGCTGCTAAAAACCGGAAGGTAAAGATCATTACTCCCTATGGCACGATGGTGATCGAGCTGTATAACATCACACCAAAGCACAGGGATAATTTTATAAAGCTGGCTAAGCATCACTTCTATGACAGTACGTTATTCCACAGAGTGATCAAAGGCTTTATGATACAGGGCGGTGACCCTGATTCAAAGAATGCGGCAAAGGGAGCAATGCTTGGTAATGGAGATGTGAACTACACGATTCCTGCAGAGTTTCAGCTGAACCTGTATCACAAGAAAGGTGCACTGGCGGCAGCAAGAGACAACAATCCTGCAAAAGCAAGTTCAGGATGTCAGTTTTATATTGTGCAGGGAAAAGTGTGGACAGATGAGGAGCTCGACAAACTGGAGAAGGGTAGACTAGGGGGGAGGAAGATTCCCGTGGACCAGCGCGAGTACTACAAAAAGTACGGAGGCACACCACAGTTGGATCAGAGCTACACTGTGTTTGGTCAGGTTGTGGAAGGCCTGGACGTGATCGATAAGATCGCAGCACTAAAGACAGATGGTAATGACAGACCACTGGAAGATGTGGTAATGAAGGTGAGAGTGGTGAAGAAATTTTTGTTCTTTTAG
- the gcvH gene encoding glycine cleavage system protein GcvH has protein sequence MNFPSNLRYTKDHEWVLLEGNTATIGITEFAQRELGDIVFVDIPTVGKSLGAEEVFGTVEAVKTVSDLFLPVKGTVNEINSELDSSPELVNSDPYGEGWMIKMTVSNPADVDGLLDAAAYQALVGE, from the coding sequence ATGAATTTTCCGTCAAATCTGCGTTACACCAAAGATCACGAATGGGTGTTACTGGAAGGTAATACAGCTACTATCGGTATCACTGAATTCGCTCAGCGTGAACTGGGAGATATCGTATTTGTAGACATTCCTACCGTTGGTAAATCATTGGGTGCAGAAGAAGTATTCGGTACTGTGGAAGCAGTAAAGACTGTGTCTGACCTGTTCCTGCCAGTAAAAGGTACTGTAAATGAAATCAATTCCGAGCTGGATAGCTCACCAGAACTGGTGAACAGCGATCCATATGGCGAAGGATGGATGATCAAGATGACAGTATCTAACCCTGCAGATGTAGACGGACTGCTGGATGCAGCTGCCTATCAGGCACTTGTTGGCGAATAA
- a CDS encoding VanZ family protein codes for MRIIRYYWPAILWILLVLYLCTIPGDKIPKDPFYEKIHMDKIVHLGLFGCTVLLLCIGYYRSKGHISALTLTLFWFTAAAYGLAIEFIQKYWAVDRSFDMIDAVADSIGAMCGIIAFLFIRKWWLKKQ; via the coding sequence ATGAGGATTATCAGATACTATTGGCCTGCTATATTATGGATATTGCTGGTGTTATATTTATGTACTATTCCCGGAGATAAGATCCCCAAGGATCCTTTCTATGAGAAAATACATATGGACAAGATCGTTCACCTGGGATTGTTTGGTTGTACGGTACTCCTGTTGTGTATAGGCTATTACAGAAGTAAAGGACATATTTCGGCGCTTACATTAACGCTGTTCTGGTTCACAGCAGCAGCGTATGGTCTGGCCATTGAGTTTATTCAGAAATACTGGGCGGTAGATCGCAGCTTCGATATGATAGATGCGGTAGCCGATTCAATAGGCGCCATGTGCGGGATCATTGCTTTCTTATTTATACGAAAGTGGTGGTTGAAAAAACAATAA
- a CDS encoding OmpA family protein: MKRINPIVAVVLSATMLFSCSTWNGMNNTQKGAAIGVGGGAATGAVIGKAAGNTALGAIIGAAVGGGAGVLIGKKMDKQAQEIKTTVPNATVERVGEGINVTFNSGILFGFDKSDLTAAAQTNIQQLASILNKYPDTYVRVEGHTDTTGTDAYNYALSERRATAVANYLKTQNVAANRIQTYWYGSKQPVVPNNTDANRAKNRRVEFAIYANDKMKQDAQKESGQ; encoded by the coding sequence ATGAAAAGAATCAATCCTATCGTAGCAGTAGTATTGTCTGCCACCATGTTATTTAGCTGTAGTACCTGGAATGGAATGAACAATACCCAAAAGGGCGCAGCCATCGGCGTAGGTGGTGGTGCTGCCACAGGTGCCGTGATTGGTAAAGCTGCAGGCAACACTGCCCTGGGCGCTATCATTGGTGCTGCCGTAGGTGGCGGAGCCGGTGTACTGATCGGCAAAAAAATGGATAAACAGGCACAGGAAATCAAAACAACCGTACCAAATGCTACCGTAGAACGTGTAGGTGAAGGTATCAACGTAACGTTCAACTCCGGTATTCTGTTCGGCTTTGATAAATCGGACCTGACTGCTGCCGCTCAGACAAACATTCAGCAGCTGGCCAGCATCCTCAATAAATATCCTGACACCTACGTACGTGTAGAAGGTCACACCGATACCACTGGTACTGATGCTTACAACTATGCACTTTCTGAAAGACGTGCAACTGCTGTAGCAAACTACCTGAAAACACAGAACGTAGCTGCTAACCGTATTCAAACATACTGGTATGGTTCCAAACAGCCTGTAGTACCTAATAACACAGATGCTAACAGAGCTAAGAACCGTCGTGTGGAATTCGCTATCTATGCGAACGATAAGATGAAGCAGGATGCGCAGAAAGAATCAGGACAGTAA
- the prfA gene encoding peptide chain release factor 1: MIDKLEAIKGRFEQVSLALTNPEIVSDNKQFSKLSKEYRQLEKIVKAYDTYTKLLDSIAFNKEVLDSGDEEMRELAKEETEALANQKIEQEEIIRNLLIPKDPQDEKNAILEIRGGTGGDEASLFAGDLLRMYLRYCELKGWTTNIMSETPGSVGGYKEVVVEVNGDDVYGTLKFESGVHRVQRVPATETSGRVHTSAATVAILPEAEEVDVDVRDADIKMDTFRSSGAGGQHVNKTESAVRLTHIPTGVVVECQEGRSQHSNRDIAMKMLRSRIYEAAVRKHEEAIASQRKSLVSTGDRSAKIRTYNYPQGRVTDHRIGMTVYNLDAFTNGEIQEMLQALQFAENVEKMKMGS; this comes from the coding sequence ATGATAGATAAACTAGAAGCGATTAAAGGCCGGTTTGAACAGGTCTCCCTTGCCCTTACCAACCCCGAAATAGTGAGCGACAACAAGCAGTTCAGCAAACTGAGCAAGGAGTACCGGCAGTTGGAAAAAATCGTGAAGGCGTACGATACTTATACAAAGTTGCTGGATAGTATTGCCTTTAACAAGGAAGTGCTGGATAGTGGCGATGAAGAAATGAGGGAGCTGGCTAAGGAAGAAACCGAAGCACTGGCCAATCAGAAAATTGAGCAGGAGGAGATAATCCGTAACCTGTTGATTCCAAAAGACCCACAGGATGAAAAGAATGCGATTCTTGAAATCCGGGGTGGTACAGGTGGTGACGAGGCTAGCCTCTTCGCTGGTGACCTGCTGCGCATGTATCTCCGCTATTGTGAGCTCAAAGGCTGGACTACCAATATTATGAGCGAAACCCCTGGTTCAGTGGGTGGATATAAAGAGGTGGTGGTAGAAGTAAATGGTGATGATGTATATGGTACCCTGAAGTTTGAGTCAGGTGTACACCGTGTACAGCGTGTTCCAGCTACAGAAACTTCCGGCCGTGTACATACTTCAGCAGCTACAGTGGCGATCTTGCCGGAAGCAGAAGAAGTGGATGTGGATGTAAGAGATGCAGATATCAAAATGGATACTTTCCGTTCGTCTGGTGCGGGTGGTCAGCACGTAAATAAAACTGAATCTGCGGTTCGATTGACGCATATACCTACCGGTGTGGTGGTAGAGTGTCAGGAAGGACGTAGCCAGCACTCTAACCGTGATATCGCAATGAAGATGCTGCGTTCCCGTATCTACGAAGCAGCAGTGCGTAAGCATGAAGAAGCGATTGCTTCACAGCGTAAGAGCCTTGTATCTACTGGTGACCGTTCTGCAAAGATCAGGACTTACAATTACCCACAGGGTCGTGTAACTGATCACCGTATTGGTATGACGGTCTACAACCTGGATGCGTTTACAAACGGAGAGATCCAGGAAATGCTGCAGGCGTTACAGTTTGCGGAGAATGTGGAGAAGATGAAAATGGGTAGCTAA